One genomic window of Thalassolituus hydrocarboniclasticus includes the following:
- a CDS encoding CZB domain-containing protein — protein sequence MEYLSFRHARQHFAVPIESVRFIAAESALTPTQVATGKGQQFDMVEFEGQACIILSLARLLNQPSERSKSRDLLALLQAREQDHINWLNTLKNCLQHGGSFDLARDPHQCKFGQWYDHFQTEDNQLQHVLRSFDEPHKRIHALADQLLTLRDNDQAEEALQILNNQGSNTLQRLRDLFAEVSAMVRSSIRPTVIMLQSSEQQTLGLRVDDVGEVFSCNAAQLEKEQQDYMPPFARGWLKGIRIGGNEVTIMEINPARLLSSTAINEGQMLA from the coding sequence ATGGAATACCTCAGCTTCCGCCACGCCCGCCAGCACTTTGCCGTCCCCATTGAAAGCGTGCGTTTTATTGCCGCCGAAAGTGCTCTGACGCCCACCCAGGTTGCCACCGGTAAAGGCCAGCAATTCGATATGGTGGAGTTTGAAGGCCAGGCCTGCATTATTCTGTCGCTGGCACGTCTGCTTAATCAGCCATCTGAGCGCAGCAAAAGCCGCGATTTACTGGCGTTACTGCAGGCGCGCGAGCAGGACCATATCAACTGGCTTAATACCTTAAAAAACTGTCTGCAACATGGCGGCAGTTTTGATCTGGCGCGTGACCCGCACCAGTGCAAATTCGGCCAGTGGTACGACCATTTCCAAACCGAAGACAACCAGTTGCAGCATGTACTGCGCAGCTTTGATGAGCCACATAAGCGCATTCACGCCCTCGCCGATCAGCTGCTCACCCTGCGTGATAACGATCAGGCCGAAGAAGCGCTGCAGATCCTGAACAATCAGGGCAGCAATACGCTGCAACGCCTGCGCGACCTGTTCGCCGAAGTGTCCGCAATGGTGCGCAGCAGCATCCGTCCGACCGTAATCATGCTGCAGAGCAGCGAACAACAAACCCTCGGCCTGCGGGTCGATGACGTCGGCGAGGTATTCAGCTGCAACGCCGCACAGCTGGAAAAAGAGCAGCAGGACTATATGCCGCCCTTTGCCCGCGGCTGGCTGAAAGGCATCCGTATTGGCGGGAATGAAGTGACCATCATGGAAATTAATCCCGCCCGGCTGCTATCATCCACCGCTATCAACGAGGGTCAGATGCTGGCCTGA
- a CDS encoding ATP-binding protein, producing the protein MNLSLYTSRRYLLSVVALLLAPAAQAALIDWPGLDMLIRAEWQQLTTTFNNILSAWDSLLHGIPEGQRTQVIMNSGVPLLLIFPLRWLARHFASWTAGMLAALHNRLISGGIHHQGLRAITRFISGITPLVPWILLLWATTLLPPLQQETSAVGGALPLLMQVYILYVLLKLAAEWFLFSVCQGAGSYLNADNTALLEQRARSFTSWLLLPWVLIALADYLFQHSVISRMLGAFVWLFSWVVISYLLNFYREELIQNLKRLLPEKTDPLIEKAGHGRFMSLLLPLWVPFNLVLFLRAFIIQLVAEFTWYQKLNARWFRMKNTVADNNEENEPGECTDDNYLRWFNSGNDWDYPIIDTGLSAAIRKNFDAWFSERSDDNVLLITGEPGIGKKSAARRFAGSLQSENSELQIHQLDIPAKTTAAADIYRMLGDELNIDLSSGPAALAAQDEQLQPTLIILNNAENSFLAEVGSFEGWRALLSLTNTHVQNIYWLIVINNQSWAYLCNVFGRDYQMRNVIRVKRWSQAEIRSLILSRNQQSGYRLQYDDVLIDPRSPVAGALRNAEQRYFSLLWDACHGIPVTALMLWKESVSTQRGVATVSIPRLPVGSGFEKSGPRMLFIFAAIVTHGNLTTAELVRVTNTAENIVRFALKSGLEAGMIRKGNDGRYAITALWYHTVVSTLNRMNMLNE; encoded by the coding sequence ATGAACCTGTCTTTATATACCAGCCGTCGTTATCTTCTGTCAGTGGTTGCGCTGTTGCTGGCGCCTGCTGCCCAGGCCGCGCTGATTGACTGGCCGGGGCTGGACATGCTGATACGTGCCGAGTGGCAGCAGCTGACCACCACCTTTAATAATATCCTCAGCGCCTGGGACAGCCTGCTGCATGGCATTCCCGAAGGGCAGCGCACGCAGGTGATTATGAACAGTGGTGTCCCTTTACTGCTGATCTTTCCGCTGCGCTGGCTGGCCAGACATTTTGCCAGCTGGACGGCCGGTATGCTGGCCGCGCTGCATAACCGCCTGATCAGTGGTGGTATCCACCATCAGGGGTTGCGCGCCATTACCCGCTTTATCAGCGGTATTACGCCACTTGTGCCCTGGATATTACTGTTGTGGGCGACAACCCTGTTACCGCCGCTGCAGCAGGAAACGTCTGCTGTGGGTGGTGCGCTGCCACTGCTGATGCAGGTGTATATTCTGTATGTGTTGCTGAAACTGGCGGCGGAGTGGTTTCTGTTCAGTGTCTGCCAGGGGGCTGGCAGCTATTTAAATGCCGACAATACGGCCCTGCTGGAACAGCGCGCGCGCTCATTTACCTCCTGGTTATTATTACCCTGGGTGCTGATTGCACTGGCTGATTATCTGTTTCAGCATTCCGTGATCAGCCGCATGCTGGGAGCCTTTGTCTGGCTGTTCAGCTGGGTGGTTATCAGTTATTTGCTGAATTTCTACCGCGAAGAATTAATTCAGAACCTTAAGCGGCTGCTGCCTGAAAAAACAGATCCTCTGATCGAGAAAGCCGGACACGGACGTTTTATGAGTCTGCTGTTGCCGCTCTGGGTTCCGTTTAACCTCGTGCTGTTTCTGCGCGCCTTTATTATCCAGTTGGTGGCGGAATTTACCTGGTATCAGAAGCTGAATGCACGCTGGTTCCGGATGAAAAATACCGTAGCCGATAACAATGAAGAAAACGAACCGGGCGAATGTACCGATGACAATTATCTGCGCTGGTTCAATAGCGGAAATGACTGGGATTATCCGATTATAGACACCGGTCTCAGTGCCGCGATCCGTAAAAACTTTGACGCCTGGTTCAGTGAGCGCAGTGACGACAATGTACTGCTGATTACCGGAGAGCCGGGTATTGGTAAAAAATCGGCGGCCAGACGCTTTGCCGGTTCGTTGCAGAGTGAAAACAGTGAGCTGCAGATTCACCAGCTGGATATTCCGGCAAAAACCACCGCCGCTGCCGATATTTACCGCATGCTCGGTGACGAGCTGAATATCGATTTAAGTTCTGGTCCGGCGGCGCTGGCTGCTCAGGATGAACAGCTGCAGCCGACGCTGATTATTCTCAATAATGCCGAAAACTCTTTTCTTGCAGAGGTTGGCAGTTTTGAAGGCTGGCGTGCACTGCTTAGTCTGACTAATACCCATGTGCAGAATATTTACTGGCTGATCGTGATTAATAATCAGAGCTGGGCATACCTGTGCAATGTGTTTGGCCGTGATTATCAGATGCGTAATGTGATCCGGGTAAAACGCTGGAGTCAGGCAGAAATCCGCTCACTGATTTTATCCCGTAATCAGCAAAGTGGTTATCGTCTGCAATATGATGATGTACTTATTGATCCGCGCTCACCGGTTGCCGGTGCCTTACGAAATGCCGAGCAACGGTATTTCAGCCTGCTGTGGGATGCCTGTCATGGTATTCCGGTTACCGCGCTGATGTTATGGAAAGAATCGGTCAGCACCCAGCGCGGTGTGGCAACCGTCAGCATTCCGCGCCTGCCGGTCGGCTCCGGCTTTGAAAAATCCGGGCCGCGTATGCTGTTTATCTTTGCCGCCATTGTTACCCACGGCAATCTCACTACGGCTGAACTGGTGCGGGTAACCAATACTGCAGAAAACATCGTGCGTTTTGCCCTTAAAAGCGGACTGGAAGCCGGAATGATCAGGAAAGGCAATGATGGCCGTTATGCGATCACTGCACTCTGGTATCACACCGTGGTAAGCACCCTGAACAGGATGAATATGCTGAATGAATGA
- a CDS encoding primosomal protein N', with translation MSFFVVEIALPLPLRRTFDYLPLPGETPDHYRPGQRVRVEFGRQLLLGIVLSCRDQSDVPANKLKPLLARLDDTPLIDEHSLALCRWLADYYHHSMGEVLEHMLPTMLRRGCELSEADERVWLKTADEPAKALRGSKQQALWQLFQQSPQWPHSELTAQGFTLAQLRSLADAGLIEERQQLPLPPVIQENQRFHSLNPQQQSALKALEPELHHFRACLLEGVTGSGKTEVYLRLIEQVLAAGKQALVLVPEIGLTPQTVRRFQARFNVPIAMLHSGLNDRERLQGWRQVSEGGARILIGTRSAVFTPMPDLGLIILDEEHDASFKQQDGLRYSARDFALVRAHKAGVPIVLGSATPSLETLYNALSGKYLHLKLSQRAGNAKAPGMKLHSILHQPLTAGFAQPVLNAMHKHLTSGKQVLVFINRRGFAPLLACRDCGWMAECRRCDARLTLHQYPPHLHCHHCDFQQGVPAVCPQCGSHQVEGIGQGTEKIQDQLAVLFPQVPVRRVDRDTIRSKQAFDNLFDDIHRGGPCILVGTQMLAKGHHFPDVTLVVVLDADAGLFSADFRGMEHSAQLICQVAGRAGREEAPGEVWIQTLYAEHPLLNLLLDSGYHALALSLLQERQQQQLPPYSHMALLRSECEDRMQAQQLLQQARAFVQQWLQNHSGASWQAPVTLLGPFPAIMERRNGRFRFQLQFYAAERSVLHRTAAALVHFLEQHKGLSKVRWNLDIDPIDTL, from the coding sequence ATGTCCTTTTTTGTTGTCGAAATTGCTCTTCCCCTCCCGCTACGCCGCACTTTTGACTACTTGCCGCTGCCCGGAGAAACGCCGGATCACTATCGGCCTGGCCAGCGCGTGCGGGTGGAATTTGGCCGTCAGCTGCTGCTGGGCATCGTGCTCAGCTGCCGTGATCAGTCGGATGTCCCCGCTAATAAGCTGAAACCGCTGCTGGCGCGCCTTGACGACACCCCACTGATCGACGAACACAGTCTGGCGCTGTGCCGCTGGCTGGCCGATTACTATCACCACAGCATGGGCGAAGTGCTGGAGCATATGCTGCCGACCATGCTGCGCCGTGGCTGTGAGCTGAGCGAGGCCGACGAACGGGTCTGGCTGAAAACCGCAGATGAACCGGCCAAAGCCCTGCGCGGCAGCAAACAACAGGCGCTGTGGCAGTTATTTCAGCAAAGCCCGCAATGGCCACACAGCGAACTGACGGCTCAGGGATTTACCCTTGCACAGCTGCGCAGCCTGGCCGACGCCGGACTGATTGAGGAACGCCAGCAGCTGCCACTGCCGCCGGTTATTCAGGAGAATCAGCGCTTTCACAGCCTGAACCCGCAACAGCAGAGTGCACTGAAGGCACTTGAACCGGAGCTGCATCACTTTCGTGCCTGTCTGCTTGAGGGCGTAACCGGCTCGGGCAAAACCGAGGTTTATCTGCGTCTGATCGAGCAGGTACTGGCGGCGGGCAAACAGGCACTGGTGCTGGTACCGGAAATCGGTCTGACACCACAAACCGTACGCCGCTTTCAGGCGCGTTTTAATGTGCCCATCGCCATGTTGCATTCCGGCCTGAATGACCGCGAGCGTCTGCAGGGCTGGCGTCAGGTGAGTGAAGGCGGTGCACGCATTCTCATTGGCACCCGTTCGGCGGTATTCACGCCGATGCCCGACCTCGGCCTGATTATTCTCGACGAAGAACACGATGCCTCATTTAAGCAGCAGGATGGCCTGCGCTATTCGGCGCGCGACTTTGCTCTGGTGCGGGCGCACAAAGCCGGCGTACCTATCGTGCTCGGTTCAGCCACGCCCTCGCTGGAAACCCTGTACAACGCCCTCAGCGGTAAATACCTGCACCTGAAACTGAGCCAGCGCGCCGGTAATGCCAAAGCGCCGGGCATGAAGCTGCACAGCATTCTGCATCAGCCGCTGACCGCCGGTTTCGCCCAGCCGGTGCTGAATGCCATGCACAAACATTTAACCAGCGGCAAACAGGTGCTGGTGTTTATTAACCGCCGCGGTTTTGCGCCGCTGCTGGCCTGTCGTGACTGCGGCTGGATGGCCGAATGCCGCCGCTGTGATGCACGCCTGACGCTGCATCAGTATCCGCCGCATCTGCACTGCCACCACTGCGACTTCCAGCAGGGAGTGCCGGCGGTGTGTCCGCAATGTGGCAGCCATCAGGTGGAAGGTATTGGTCAGGGCACCGAAAAAATTCAGGATCAGCTGGCCGTGCTGTTCCCGCAGGTGCCGGTGCGCCGGGTCGACCGCGACACCATCCGCAGCAAGCAGGCGTTCGATAATCTGTTCGACGATATTCACCGCGGTGGCCCCTGCATTCTGGTCGGCACCCAGATGCTGGCCAAAGGCCACCACTTTCCCGATGTTACTCTGGTGGTGGTGCTGGACGCCGACGCCGGTTTATTCAGCGCCGATTTCCGCGGCATGGAACACAGCGCGCAATTAATCTGTCAGGTGGCCGGCCGCGCCGGGCGTGAAGAAGCGCCGGGTGAAGTGTGGATTCAGACCCTGTACGCCGAGCACCCGCTGCTTAACCTGCTGCTCGACAGCGGCTACCACGCACTGGCGCTGTCACTGCTGCAGGAACGCCAGCAACAGCAGCTGCCGCCGTACAGCCATATGGCGTTACTGCGCAGTGAATGCGAAGACCGGATGCAGGCGCAGCAACTGCTGCAACAGGCACGCGCCTTTGTGCAGCAATGGCTGCAGAACCACAGTGGCGCCAGCTGGCAGGCACCGGTTACCCTGCTTGGCCCCTTCCCCGCCATCATGGAACGGCGCAATGGCCGCTTCCGTTTTCAGCTGCAGTTTTACGCTGCCGAACGCAGTGTACTGCACCGTACCGCGGCAGCACTGGTGCATTTTCTTGAGCAGCATAAGGGCTTATCGAAGGTGCGCTGGAATCTGGATATCGACCCCATCGATACGCTCTGA
- a CDS encoding zinc metallopeptidase, which translates to MIWLLLALLVLAILILPGVWVQHVLKKHSAPRNDYPGNGGDMARHLLAKLELHDVQVEATDQGDHYDSRSKTVRLTSDKLDGKSLTAVVVAAHEVGHALQHARKETLFQSRTGFAVLAYWMQRIAPLALLLAPFLAVVAPAASRFALVIAVGAMLIGTLVHIVTLPVEWDASFGKALPLLREGEYLDERDMKAAHSILTAAALTYVAASLVSLLNIGRWLRFLRR; encoded by the coding sequence ATGATCTGGCTGCTGTTGGCCTTATTAGTACTCGCGATTCTTATCTTACCCGGCGTATGGGTGCAGCATGTGCTGAAAAAGCACAGTGCTCCGCGCAATGATTATCCGGGTAACGGTGGTGATATGGCGCGACACCTGCTGGCCAAGCTGGAGTTGCATGATGTGCAGGTAGAAGCCACCGATCAGGGGGACCACTATGATTCGCGCAGTAAAACCGTGCGCCTGACCAGCGATAAGCTGGACGGTAAAAGCCTCACGGCGGTAGTGGTCGCAGCCCACGAAGTTGGTCACGCACTGCAGCATGCGCGTAAAGAAACCCTGTTTCAGAGCCGCACCGGCTTTGCCGTACTGGCCTACTGGATGCAGCGAATTGCCCCGCTGGCGTTATTGCTGGCACCGTTTCTGGCGGTGGTTGCTCCTGCTGCCTCGCGTTTTGCTCTGGTGATTGCGGTGGGCGCTATGCTGATCGGCACCCTGGTGCATATTGTTACTTTACCGGTGGAGTGGGATGCCAGCTTCGGTAAAGCCTTGCCGCTGTTGCGCGAGGGGGAATATCTGGATGAGCGTGATATGAAAGCCGCACACAGTATTCTGACCGCCGCGGCTTTAACCTATGTCGCCGCCTCGCTGGTCAGCCTGCTGAATATTGGTCGCTGGCTGCGTTTCCTGCGGCGCTGA
- the nudC gene encoding NAD(+) diphosphatase, whose protein sequence is MSLEFIYHPAIVPGEDSPQTLSLYFCGERLLLKPEVMNNATQIFPWTTDSVEQDPRLELLLGSVDGVPLRVVGLADIPPGFEEVALRDYLLAASDDIFRVVNAAAQLRYWRSTQNFCSRCGTLLKPIVNDRALVCPACSYRSYPKISPCVIGVVRKGRTLLLAHSNRHRTAMYSCLAGFIEAGETAEEALAREIFEEAGVQIKNPRYLVSQAWPFPHQLMLGYLCDYDSGELNIDTTELESADWFDIDKLPQLPAPQTVARKLIEAAVALIREDDKY, encoded by the coding sequence ATGAGTCTCGAATTTATTTATCACCCGGCCATCGTGCCGGGTGAAGACAGCCCGCAAACCCTGAGCCTGTATTTTTGTGGCGAACGTCTGTTGCTGAAACCTGAGGTGATGAACAACGCCACGCAGATTTTTCCCTGGACAACTGATTCGGTTGAACAGGATCCGCGGCTGGAATTATTACTCGGCAGCGTTGATGGTGTACCGCTGCGGGTGGTTGGGCTGGCCGATATTCCGCCGGGGTTTGAAGAAGTCGCATTGCGCGATTATCTGCTGGCCGCCAGTGACGATATTTTCCGTGTGGTCAATGCTGCCGCACAGTTACGTTACTGGCGCAGTACACAGAATTTTTGCAGCCGCTGCGGTACGCTGCTGAAACCTATTGTGAATGACCGTGCGCTGGTTTGCCCGGCGTGCAGCTATCGCTCTTATCCGAAAATATCCCCGTGTGTGATTGGCGTTGTGCGCAAAGGACGGACATTATTGCTCGCCCACTCAAATCGCCACCGCACCGCCATGTATTCCTGTCTCGCCGGTTTTATTGAAGCTGGCGAAACGGCCGAGGAAGCACTGGCACGGGAAATATTTGAAGAAGCCGGAGTACAGATTAAAAACCCACGCTATCTTGTCTCGCAAGCATGGCCATTCCCGCACCAGTTAATGCTCGGATATTTATGCGACTACGACAGTGGTGAACTGAACATCGACACGACTGAACTGGAAAGTGCCGACTGGTTTGATATTGATAAACTGCCACAACTGCCGGCACCACAGACGGTGGCGCGAAAATTAATTGAAGCGGCAGTAGCGCTGATCAGAGAAGACGATAAATATTAA
- a CDS encoding FKBP-type peptidyl-prolyl cis-trans isomerase: MIIAKDTVVQLHYSLFDEQDQLIESTNKDAGGEAIAYLHGHNNMIAGFEQAVAGKEAGEHISITLTPDQAYGERQADTVTRVPVKHLQGAKNWKKGMVAWVETEQGTRQVTIVKVGRFMADVDTNHPLAGKTLKFEVDIVAVREATAEEIAHKHAHGAGGHQH; encoded by the coding sequence ATGATCATCGCCAAGGATACCGTGGTGCAGCTGCACTACAGCCTGTTCGACGAGCAGGACCAGCTGATCGAAAGCACCAATAAAGATGCCGGTGGCGAAGCCATCGCTTATCTGCACGGCCACAACAATATGATTGCCGGATTTGAACAGGCCGTTGCCGGCAAAGAAGCCGGTGAGCACATCAGCATCACCCTGACCCCGGATCAGGCCTATGGCGAACGTCAGGCCGATACCGTCACTCGCGTACCGGTCAAGCATCTGCAGGGCGCAAAAAACTGGAAGAAAGGTATGGTTGCCTGGGTCGAAACCGAACAGGGCACCCGTCAGGTAACCATCGTTAAAGTGGGCCGCTTTATGGCCGACGTCGATACCAACCACCCGCTGGCCGGCAAGACACTGAAGTTTGAAGTGGATATCGTTGCTGTACGTGAAGCAACCGCTGAAGAGATTGCGCATAAGCACGCTCACGGTGCCGGTGGCCACCAGCACTGA
- the rpmE gene encoding 50S ribosomal protein L31, whose product MKEGIHPEYAALEATCSCGNVIKTKSTKPGTMYLDVCSACHPFYTGKQKVVDTGGRIDRFNKRFGAFKK is encoded by the coding sequence ATGAAAGAAGGTATTCATCCTGAGTACGCTGCTCTGGAAGCAACTTGCTCCTGCGGCAACGTGATCAAAACCAAATCCACTAAGCCTGGTACTATGTACCTGGACGTGTGCTCCGCTTGCCACCCGTTCTACACTGGTAAGCAGAAAGTTGTTGATACCGGTGGTCGTATCGACCGCTTCAACAAGCGTTTCGGTGCTTTCAAGAAGTAA
- a CDS encoding LPP20 family lipoprotein — protein MKLRTLFAVATTSLLVACASNKPAPAPVASCIFADGSGQAAPEWVCGAPVDGLDLSAVGYADKSAAGPNFMKQMAATAARVELAQTMKVEVQNMIKQYAETTGTGDSETVDRVNTSVTKQITKETLVGSKIFRQMPTPSGGIVVLVGLDADTVNKLAEQAIKTSMNNERALWQKFQAEKSFDELASEISNMQ, from the coding sequence ATGAAACTTCGTACTTTATTTGCTGTAGCCACGACCAGCCTGCTGGTCGCCTGTGCATCCAATAAACCAGCTCCGGCTCCGGTAGCCAGCTGCATCTTTGCTGACGGTTCTGGTCAGGCCGCTCCTGAGTGGGTGTGTGGTGCTCCGGTTGATGGTCTGGATCTGTCTGCTGTTGGCTACGCTGACAAATCTGCTGCCGGCCCTAACTTCATGAAGCAGATGGCTGCAACCGCTGCCCGTGTTGAACTGGCACAAACCATGAAAGTGGAAGTGCAGAACATGATCAAACAGTACGCCGAAACCACTGGTACCGGTGACTCTGAAACCGTTGATCGCGTTAATACTTCTGTAACCAAACAGATCACCAAAGAAACTCTGGTAGGTTCTAAAATCTTCCGTCAGATGCCAACCCCAAGCGGCGGTATCGTAGTTCTGGTTGGTCTGGATGCTGACACCGTTAATAAACTGGCGGAACAGGCAATCAAAACCTCAATGAACAATGAGCGTGCCCTGTGGCAGAAATTCCAGGCCGAGAAGTCTTTTGACGAACTGGCTTCTGAAATTTCCAACATGCAGTAA
- a CDS encoding VOC family protein, with protein MKMNYFVFGTNNMEAAVKFYDALFENTEMRQTFATERMTFWQGEDEDGAFAVAIPFDQNAATSGNGTMLGFSLDSEDEVIRLYNKAIELGGSCEGKPGQRGPRFSAYVRDLDNNKIAFGAKNIQGTSE; from the coding sequence ATGAAGATGAATTACTTTGTGTTTGGCACCAACAATATGGAAGCAGCGGTTAAGTTCTATGATGCATTGTTCGAAAATACGGAGATGCGCCAGACCTTTGCCACCGAGCGTATGACCTTCTGGCAGGGTGAGGATGAAGACGGAGCCTTTGCCGTGGCAATTCCTTTTGATCAGAACGCAGCGACCAGTGGCAACGGCACCATGCTGGGTTTCAGCCTTGATTCTGAGGATGAAGTGATCCGGCTGTATAACAAAGCCATTGAGCTGGGCGGAAGCTGTGAAGGCAAACCCGGCCAGAGAGGGCCGCGTTTCTCGGCCTATGTGCGCGACCTGGACAATAATAAAATTGCCTTTGGTGCAAAAAATATCCAGGGCACCTCTGAATAA
- a CDS encoding phosphatidylglycerophosphatase A family protein: MSNSVNQSAVRPNLKNPIHLLAFGLGSGLAPKAPGTFGTLAALPFWYFLLQGVPTLPYLGILIAGFALGVVLCEITSRDLGVHDHGGIVWDEWIGVWITLLWLPHSGDVLTDMGWLLYGFVLFRFFDILKPWPIKWLDAKVHGGFGIMIDDVIAGIFGFLVLQGTVLALG; the protein is encoded by the coding sequence GTGAGCAACTCAGTCAACCAGTCTGCTGTACGCCCCAATCTTAAAAATCCCATTCATTTGCTGGCCTTTGGTTTAGGTTCTGGTCTGGCACCGAAAGCACCCGGTACCTTCGGCACGCTGGCCGCCTTACCTTTCTGGTATTTTTTGCTGCAGGGAGTCCCCACACTGCCGTATCTGGGCATTCTGATCGCCGGTTTTGCCTTAGGCGTTGTGCTGTGTGAAATCACCTCACGCGACCTCGGTGTGCACGATCACGGCGGTATTGTCTGGGACGAATGGATTGGTGTGTGGATTACCCTGTTGTGGCTGCCTCACAGTGGCGATGTGCTCACTGATATGGGCTGGCTGCTCTACGGCTTTGTGCTGTTCCGTTTTTTCGACATCCTCAAACCCTGGCCGATTAAATGGCTGGATGCCAAAGTCCATGGCGGTTTCGGCATTATGATTGACGATGTGATTGCCGGTATTTTTGGATTTCTGGTATTGCAGGGAACGGTGCTGGCGCTGGGATAA
- a CDS encoding MBL fold metallo-hydrolase, whose protein sequence is MSLSVAIVPVTAFAQNCSILMCNATKAAAIVDPGGDIERILQQADAMGARVEKILLTHAHIDHAGGTAELARRLSLPIEGPHEGDLFWIQGLPQQSAMFGFPQAEIFTPDRWLNDGDKVQVGGVELDVIHCPGHTPGHVVFYSAADQLAIVGDVIFQGSIGRTDFPKGNHAELVSSIRDKLFPLGDDITFIPGHGPESTFGHERRTNPFVSDHRG, encoded by the coding sequence ATGTCTTTATCTGTTGCCATTGTTCCCGTTACCGCCTTTGCCCAGAACTGCTCCATCCTGATGTGTAATGCCACCAAAGCGGCTGCCATCGTCGATCCGGGCGGCGATATTGAACGTATCCTGCAACAGGCAGACGCTATGGGCGCACGGGTCGAAAAAATCCTGCTGACCCACGCCCATATCGATCATGCCGGTGGCACCGCCGAGCTGGCACGCCGTCTGAGCCTGCCGATTGAAGGGCCGCACGAAGGTGATCTGTTCTGGATTCAGGGACTGCCGCAACAATCGGCGATGTTTGGTTTTCCGCAGGCCGAGATCTTTACCCCGGACCGCTGGCTTAACGATGGCGATAAAGTACAGGTCGGCGGGGTTGAGCTGGATGTGATTCACTGCCCCGGACACACCCCCGGCCATGTGGTGTTTTACAGCGCTGCCGACCAGCTGGCGATTGTCGGTGATGTGATTTTTCAGGGCTCCATCGGCCGCACCGATTTCCCTAAGGGCAACCATGCCGAGCTGGTGTCTTCTATCCGTGACAAATTATTCCCGCTCGGTGACGACATAACCTTTATTCCCGGCCACGGCCCGGAATCCACCTTTGGCCACGAGCGCCGTACCAATCCTTTTGTGTCTGATCATCGCGGCTGA
- a CDS encoding mechanosensitive ion channel family protein codes for MNETNGLVDGLLSIAGIFNLYAIFWLIIGGFALWAAAQGLNNLSQRLMGKIPARRFLILQISTLLTFALYIFGTVGLFIAVLQPPKELLFAAAGSVAVALGFALKDIAASLVAGILLLFDRPFRVGDRVSFGDTYGEIVSIGLRTVRLVTLDDNLVTIPNSRFITDVVASGNAGELDMMVVTDFHLALDANLAEAQKLIEEVVVTSRYAYLKKPVAFTLEEVEIAHALAIRLRVKAYVLDVRYEKAFQSDIVQRGTALLAMHNIARPKPLLAV; via the coding sequence ATGAATGAAACCAATGGTCTGGTCGATGGCCTGCTCAGCATCGCCGGAATTTTTAATCTGTATGCCATTTTCTGGCTGATTATCGGTGGCTTTGCGCTGTGGGCTGCTGCCCAGGGATTAAATAACCTCAGCCAGCGTCTGATGGGTAAAATTCCGGCGCGGCGTTTTTTAATTCTGCAGATATCCACACTGCTGACGTTTGCGCTGTATATATTCGGCACCGTCGGATTGTTTATTGCTGTGCTGCAGCCACCGAAAGAGCTGCTGTTTGCCGCCGCTGGTTCCGTGGCGGTTGCGCTGGGTTTTGCCTTAAAAGATATTGCTGCATCGCTGGTGGCGGGTATTCTGCTGCTGTTTGATCGCCCGTTCCGCGTCGGTGATCGCGTCAGCTTTGGCGACACCTATGGCGAAATTGTATCTATTGGTCTGCGTACTGTACGCCTGGTAACGCTGGACGATAATCTGGTGACGATTCCCAACTCGCGTTTTATTACCGATGTGGTTGCCTCCGGTAATGCCGGCGAGCTGGATATGATGGTGGTTACTGATTTTCATCTGGCCCTTGATGCCAATCTGGCAGAGGCGCAAAAGCTGATCGAAGAGGTGGTGGTAACCAGCCGCTACGCTTACCTGAAAAAGCCGGTGGCCTTTACGCTGGAAGAAGTTGAAATCGCGCATGCACTGGCTATCCGTCTGCGGGTAAAAGCCTACGTTCTCGATGTGCGTTACGAAAAAGCCTTTCAGTCGGATATTGTACAGCGCGGCACGGCGTTGCTTGCTATGCACAATATTGCCCGTCCAAAACCTTTATTAGCCGTCTGA